One stretch of Sporocytophaga myxococcoides DSM 11118 DNA includes these proteins:
- a CDS encoding heme ABC transporter ATP-binding protein, with amino-acid sequence MLKVHNVSYEAGGKKILQDVSLSLESGKLNLILGPNGAGKSTLVKIFSGLIKPTTGEVSIGNQAVKTYSNNDLAKVRAVLSQQTELPFSLKVEEVVLMGRYPHFHSKATKKDFQVCEELMKFFEVYELVGRDYHTLSGGEKQRVQFARVMSQIDLLSEDSSVKYLILDEPLTYLDIYYQWHFMTKLREILRPNLVIVGVVHDLNLAAQFADNLILLKNGKIVMQGPPEVAVTSETLFDLYRVKVRVKHQDDAPMQLIFT; translated from the coding sequence ATGTTGAAAGTCCATAATGTAAGCTACGAAGCAGGAGGTAAAAAAATTTTACAGGATGTTTCTTTAAGTCTGGAATCGGGAAAACTGAACTTGATATTAGGTCCTAATGGTGCAGGTAAGTCTACTTTAGTTAAGATATTTTCAGGACTTATCAAGCCAACAACAGGAGAAGTAAGTATTGGAAATCAAGCAGTGAAGACTTATAGCAACAATGATCTTGCAAAAGTAAGAGCAGTTTTGTCTCAGCAAACAGAGTTGCCTTTTTCTTTAAAAGTAGAGGAAGTGGTATTGATGGGAAGGTATCCACATTTTCATAGCAAAGCTACAAAGAAGGACTTTCAAGTTTGCGAAGAGCTTATGAAGTTCTTTGAGGTTTATGAATTGGTAGGAAGAGACTATCATACCTTAAGTGGGGGTGAAAAACAGAGAGTACAGTTTGCACGGGTAATGTCTCAGATCGACTTATTGTCTGAAGATTCTTCAGTAAAATACCTTATTCTGGATGAGCCACTTACCTATCTCGACATTTATTATCAATGGCATTTTATGACAAAGCTCCGTGAGATATTGAGACCGAATCTAGTAATTGTAGGAGTAGTACACGATCTAAACTTAGCAGCTCAGTTCGCCGACAATCTGATATTATTGAAGAATGGAAAGATAGTAATGCAGGGGCCACCGGAAGTTGCAGTTACGAGTGAAACTCTGTTTGACCTGTATAGGGTGAAGGTAAGAGTTAAACATCAGGATGACGCTCCAATGCAGTTAATTTTTACTTAA
- a CDS encoding FecCD family ABC transporter permease codes for MNRFDQQHRPVFLFLLLILFMLAMTSVRFGAVNISWIEILSSIQKWIRSEEATLSLRENIFLHIRFPRAILCVVTGASLAIAGVLMQALFRNPIVEPGLIGTSSGAAFGAALYLVLGSSMEINAGEWTLSIAACIGGIIATLLVMMFSNSNETAKSSVIVLLLTGIAINSLFMSGVGFLSYIARDPQARSVTFWNLGTLSGASWSAVWVVSTISGLCFFIALRYSKALNALMLGEEDASMLGANITILKKNVMALNVLLVAVTTAFVGVIGFVGLIAPHLIRILIGSDNRYLIIGSAMMGAILLTSADLISRLLLAPAELPIGVVTSFVGVPIFLYLLKKRNQYFF; via the coding sequence ATGAATAGATTTGATCAGCAACACAGACCTGTATTTTTATTTCTGCTTTTAATTCTATTCATGCTTGCAATGACCTCTGTAAGGTTTGGAGCAGTGAATATCTCATGGATAGAAATCTTAAGTTCAATTCAAAAGTGGATCAGATCAGAAGAAGCAACACTTAGTTTGAGGGAAAATATATTTCTTCATATAAGATTTCCAAGGGCAATTCTCTGTGTTGTTACAGGGGCATCTCTGGCGATTGCCGGAGTATTGATGCAGGCGTTATTTCGTAATCCTATTGTTGAACCAGGACTTATTGGTACTTCAAGCGGTGCCGCTTTTGGTGCAGCATTATATTTAGTACTTGGATCATCAATGGAAATCAATGCCGGAGAATGGACCTTGTCCATAGCAGCTTGTATAGGAGGCATCATCGCAACACTTTTGGTAATGATGTTTTCCAATTCGAATGAAACAGCTAAATCATCTGTAATCGTTTTATTACTAACCGGTATCGCAATTAACTCTTTGTTTATGAGTGGAGTCGGTTTTTTATCATATATAGCAAGGGATCCACAGGCAAGGTCTGTTACATTTTGGAATCTGGGAACTCTATCGGGTGCGAGTTGGAGTGCAGTTTGGGTTGTTAGTACTATTAGTGGATTATGTTTTTTTATAGCTCTTCGCTATTCAAAAGCATTGAATGCTCTAATGTTAGGTGAAGAAGATGCCTCAATGCTGGGCGCAAACATCACGATCCTGAAGAAAAATGTAATGGCCTTGAATGTCCTGCTGGTAGCAGTAACTACTGCCTTTGTCGGAGTCATCGGTTTTGTCGGATTAATTGCTCCTCATCTTATCAGAATTCTGATAGGGTCAGATAACAGGTATCTCATAATTGGCAGTGCAATGATGGGGGCAATTTTACTTACAAGTGCAGACCTTATTTCCAGACTTTTACTTGCCCCGGCCGAACTGCCAATAGGGGTAGTTACTTCATTTGTTGGAGTTCCTATTTTTTTATATCTGTTAAAAAAGAGAAATCAATACTTCTTCTGA
- a CDS encoding heme/hemin ABC transporter substrate-binding protein, with protein sequence MKQLILPVIVLLSFCSCGRFGNEAKTEGKQERIVCIAKQYNEIIYALGAQDNLVAVDVSSTFPSEIKGLPTVGYHRALSAEGMIAAQPTLIIHDNNVGPDHVMSQMEKLQIPMKTFSKAKDIDETKTLIKEIGTYFHKEIQADSLCRKIDSDLKAALKNEKPVVDTPNVVIIHYGRASNVYLVMTKLSNAAQLVTWAGGRIPITGEKGMQNISAEIIADANPDIILLTDFGYDRLGTPEKIKELPGIATTKAAKNNKIYRFEEHDLVYFGPRTGENVLKMKKLIQSDE encoded by the coding sequence ATGAAGCAACTGATTTTACCAGTTATAGTTTTGTTAAGTTTTTGTTCCTGTGGCCGTTTTGGTAATGAAGCAAAAACAGAAGGTAAACAAGAGCGTATTGTTTGCATTGCTAAACAATATAATGAGATAATTTATGCATTGGGAGCTCAGGATAACCTCGTAGCTGTGGATGTTTCAAGTACATTTCCTTCTGAAATAAAAGGCCTTCCAACTGTAGGATACCACCGTGCATTAAGTGCGGAAGGAATGATTGCAGCTCAGCCAACATTAATTATTCATGATAATAATGTTGGTCCGGATCATGTGATGTCTCAGATGGAAAAACTTCAGATTCCCATGAAAACTTTTTCAAAAGCCAAAGATATTGATGAAACAAAAACTTTGATAAAAGAGATAGGCACTTACTTTCATAAGGAAATTCAGGCTGATTCCCTCTGTAGAAAAATTGACAGCGACTTGAAAGCTGCTCTGAAGAATGAAAAACCTGTTGTGGATACCCCCAATGTTGTTATTATTCACTATGGAAGAGCTTCGAATGTTTACCTAGTAATGACCAAACTAAGCAACGCTGCTCAATTGGTTACTTGGGCTGGGGGAAGAATACCTATAACAGGAGAAAAAGGTATGCAGAATATTTCGGCGGAAATTATAGCTGATGCAAATCCTGATATTATTCTGCTTACTGACTTCGGATACGACCGTCTAGGTACTCCCGAGAAGATCAAAGAACTTCCAGGTATTGCAACTACTAAGGCTGCAAAAAACAATAAAATATATAGATTTGAAGAGCATGATTTAGTTTATTTTGGTCCTCGAACTGGTGAAAATGTTCTAAAAATGAAAAAGTTAATTCAATCTGATGAATAG
- a CDS encoding TonB-dependent receptor: MKRFLLINLFLWATISMSLGQEMLKGKVIDKQTKSPLSGANIFVKGQTATMTDEQGQFEITCMDSLKITASYIGYEDYHLYVVSCREVLIELVQSASHLEEIEISATSNANKAILNQPQSIVKLNETELKRGTGLFLDDAINTNVPGVYMERRTVSAGQQFNIRGYGNGARGTNGINSNFDTQGSKVYLNNIPITDAEGITLMDDIDFGSVSNVEVIKGPSGSIYGLAIAGVVNLQTRKAEKGKTSVSQNAMLGSYGLQRYTTSLEIGGEKSSLLINYGKQKSDGFMAHSASHKDFVNVMGDFNLNARQAITTYFGYSNSYDERGGELTIAQYRNKDYSGNPAYIKNNAHSEIISFRAGIGHTYKINRNITNNTAVFGSGLNSNASSAGGWTDKRPVNYGLRSTFDTRFSLGSKFSLSGITGIEFQSQQAQTIGYGMVADSFNLKGYNIIGAQRSNQSTVTSNSSIFSEWTLTLPHDVSFTAGLGWSSMNIGLDDRNYLASNNNPSNTKVKHVPTRYKTSYTDMVSPRFAVNKVFSKQLSVYASFSKGYKAPVSSYFYIPTTGELNLGLKPEIGTQYEIGSKGNLLEERLQFQVAAFNTVFSNKMTTVAVQNPANTATLYTYLVNSGSLNNKGLEVALMYTVYRSKNNTFTSIRPFANFTYSHFRYDNIKYQSVAKNKANKDSLVTVDYSGNAVAGVPPVTLNAGIDFLTKYGVYGNINYSYRDQMPFTSDGKNKTSGYSLLNAKVGYQHKFFDHLNVGVYFGANNITSTQYYYMVFLNQLPDAYLPAPYKINYFGGLNLNYSF; this comes from the coding sequence ATGAAAAGATTTCTACTCATAAATCTTTTCCTTTGGGCTACTATTTCTATGTCTTTAGGACAAGAGATGTTAAAAGGAAAAGTAATAGACAAACAAACTAAGTCTCCTTTATCCGGAGCAAATATTTTTGTTAAAGGTCAAACTGCAACTATGACAGATGAGCAGGGGCAATTTGAAATTACTTGTATGGATTCTCTTAAAATTACTGCTTCATATATAGGTTATGAAGACTATCATTTATATGTAGTTAGTTGCCGAGAAGTCCTTATTGAGCTGGTTCAGTCAGCTTCACATTTGGAAGAAATTGAAATTTCAGCAACTTCTAATGCTAATAAAGCCATTCTGAATCAACCTCAATCTATAGTTAAATTAAATGAAACAGAGTTGAAAAGGGGAACAGGTCTATTCCTGGATGATGCTATAAACACAAATGTTCCGGGAGTATATATGGAACGAAGAACAGTATCTGCAGGTCAACAATTCAATATACGTGGATATGGCAACGGAGCAAGGGGTACTAATGGAATCAATAGTAATTTTGATACTCAGGGTTCCAAAGTATATCTTAATAATATTCCCATAACAGATGCAGAAGGGATTACCCTTATGGATGATATTGACTTTGGATCAGTGAGCAATGTGGAAGTTATAAAAGGACCTTCCGGGTCTATATATGGATTAGCGATTGCAGGAGTGGTAAACCTTCAAACCAGAAAGGCGGAGAAAGGAAAAACATCTGTCAGTCAGAATGCTATGTTGGGAAGCTATGGGTTGCAGCGGTATACTACTTCTTTGGAAATTGGAGGGGAAAAATCTTCTTTATTGATCAATTATGGCAAGCAAAAATCGGATGGCTTCATGGCGCACTCTGCTTCTCATAAGGATTTTGTTAATGTAATGGGAGATTTTAATCTAAATGCAAGACAGGCAATAACCACGTACTTCGGATATAGCAATAGTTATGATGAAAGAGGAGGAGAGCTTACTATCGCTCAATATAGAAACAAAGATTATTCCGGTAATCCGGCTTATATTAAAAACAATGCTCATTCCGAAATAATAAGCTTCCGAGCTGGCATCGGACATACCTATAAGATAAACAGAAATATCACAAATAATACAGCAGTATTTGGCTCGGGGCTAAATAGCAATGCGAGTTCAGCTGGAGGCTGGACAGATAAAAGGCCGGTTAATTATGGTCTCCGTTCTACATTTGATACCAGATTTTCTCTTGGAAGTAAATTCAGTTTATCAGGAATTACCGGAATTGAATTTCAAAGCCAGCAAGCTCAGACCATCGGTTATGGAATGGTTGCAGATAGTTTTAATCTGAAGGGGTATAACATTATAGGAGCGCAAAGAAGCAATCAGTCAACAGTAACTTCTAATTCATCCATATTTTCAGAATGGACATTGACTTTACCACATGATGTATCATTCACCGCGGGCCTTGGCTGGAGCTCCATGAATATAGGACTGGATGACAGAAATTATCTTGCTTCAAATAATAATCCGTCAAATACAAAAGTGAAACATGTTCCGACCAGATACAAAACTTCATATACAGACATGGTTTCTCCAAGGTTTGCTGTTAATAAAGTCTTTAGCAAACAACTTTCTGTTTATGCATCCTTTAGTAAAGGGTATAAGGCTCCTGTTAGTTCTTATTTTTACATACCAACAACTGGAGAGTTAAATCTTGGATTGAAACCTGAAATAGGAACCCAATATGAAATTGGTTCTAAAGGAAATTTACTTGAAGAAAGATTACAGTTCCAAGTAGCTGCTTTTAACACTGTATTTTCCAATAAAATGACAACTGTTGCTGTTCAAAACCCGGCAAACACAGCTACTCTATACACTTATCTTGTAAATAGCGGAAGTCTTAACAACAAAGGACTTGAAGTTGCGCTTATGTACACTGTATATAGGTCAAAGAATAATACCTTTACTTCAATCCGGCCGTTTGCTAATTTTACTTATTCTCATTTCAGATATGATAATATAAAATATCAATCTGTTGCAAAAAACAAAGCTAATAAGGATAGCCTGGTAACTGTTGACTATAGCGGAAATGCAGTGGCTGGAGTTCCTCCTGTTACTTTAAATGCTGGAATAGATTTTCTTACAAAATATGGAGTTTATGGGAATATAAATTATTCATACAGAGATCAGATGCCTTTTACTTCGGATGGAAAAAATAAAACTTCCGGCTATAGCCTGCTTAATGCTAAAGTAGGATATCAACATAAGTTTTTCGACCATCTGAATGTTGGAGTCTATTTTGGAGCTAATAATATTACAAGTACTCAGTATTATTATATGGTTTTTCTCAATCAATTACCTGACGCTTATCTTCCAGCCCCATATAAAATCAATTACTTTGGAGGACTGAACCTTAATTATTCATTCTGA